A genomic window from Bacteroidota bacterium includes:
- the tssE gene encoding type VI secretion system baseplate subunit TssE, whose amino-acid sequence MKASLYDVLRGRFGDGRRTETVAPEAQREHSIVANLDRLLNTRQGALSHLPGYGLPDISDVYREMPGSVVELKRAIESTVETFEPRLRRVRVEHQATDRYAMQLVFLLTAETLDGDRVRFKTTFSSEEEAHVTPVVSTR is encoded by the coding sequence ATGAAAGCAAGCCTCTACGACGTGCTGCGCGGGCGCTTCGGCGACGGTCGCCGGACCGAGACCGTCGCGCCCGAGGCGCAGCGCGAGCACAGCATCGTCGCCAACCTCGACCGGCTGCTCAACACCCGGCAGGGGGCGCTCAGCCACCTTCCGGGCTACGGCCTGCCGGACATCTCCGACGTCTACCGCGAGATGCCCGGCTCGGTCGTCGAGCTCAAACGGGCCATCGAGTCGACGGTCGAGACGTTCGAGCCGCGCCTGCGCCGCGTCCGCGTCGAGCACCAGGCCACGGACCGCTACGCGATGCAGCTCGTCTTCCTGCTGACGGCCGAGACGCTCGACGGCGACCGCGTCCGCTTCAAGACGACCTTTTCCTCGGAAGAGGAAGCCCACGTCACGCCGGTGGTAAGCACCCGGTAA
- the tssH gene encoding type VI secretion system ATPase TssH codes for MISKDLKKLLQKLNGTVTRALEAAAGFAIARGHYEVSTEHLLAKLLEAGGGDIPRVLDRFGVDSGRLWEAITTRLEGFKTGNTGRPTFSPILLDLVEKAFVVGSVHHGDAEVRSGYLLEALLESDGLRMDEVTDVLAPVKPDALREDFFEIVAGSAEDQAALRTGGPRAAGPGKRAGETALDLYTENLTEKARQGGIDPIFARDGEIRQMIDVLSRRRKNNPILVGEAGVGKSAVVEGLALRLAHGDVPDSLKEVEIVGLDLGLLQAGAGVKGEFENRLKSVIQEVREAPKPTILFIDEAHTLIGAGGAAGTADAANLLKPALARGELRTVAATTWSEYKKYIEKDPALERRFQMVKIEEPSVEDATTMLRGIKSIYEDHHDVQITNEAAHAAAAFGDRYITGRQLPDKAVDLMDTASARVKMSQSAKPGAVDDVERRLLNLAITAKAMRRDLETGLHDDADALAALEAEQAELEQRRDALLDRWEREREVVLEIESVRQQIAEHLGGDGAPAEQDSLRDKLGRLKEQLAEVQQGEALVYAAVDERVVASVIADWTGIPAGTMERDEAETLLALEADLGQSIKGQDEALDQIADTIRTAKAGMGNPDAPIAVFLLVGPSGVGKTETAKQLAERLFGGERFLTTINMSEYQEAHTVSSLKGSPPGYVGYGEGGVLTEAVRRQPYSVVLLDEAEKAHTDVMEMFYQVLDSGMMRDGEGREINFRNTVILMTSNIGSATVIEAATAGSRPDADTLRAAIHPELVGHFQAALLGRMKVVPYYPLDKDAIARITRLKLDKIGRRLRATHGMRFEYGDRIVERIAERCTQVDSGARNIDFIIDRTLLPEASRALLAQMADATTPERLALGIDEQGDFTYTFGGDEEAAAAEPAEADLATS; via the coding sequence ATGATCTCGAAAGACCTCAAAAAGCTCCTCCAGAAGCTCAACGGCACCGTCACCCGTGCCCTCGAAGCCGCCGCCGGGTTCGCAATCGCGCGCGGCCACTACGAGGTCTCGACCGAGCACCTGCTCGCCAAGCTTCTCGAAGCCGGCGGTGGCGACATCCCGCGCGTCCTCGACCGGTTCGGCGTGGACAGCGGGCGGCTGTGGGAGGCGATCACGACGCGGCTCGAGGGCTTCAAGACGGGCAACACCGGGCGGCCGACGTTCTCGCCGATCCTGCTCGACCTCGTCGAGAAGGCGTTCGTCGTCGGGTCGGTCCACCACGGCGACGCCGAGGTGCGCTCGGGCTACCTCCTCGAAGCGCTCCTCGAGAGCGACGGGCTGCGGATGGACGAGGTGACGGACGTGCTCGCGCCCGTCAAGCCGGACGCGCTCCGCGAGGACTTCTTCGAGATCGTCGCCGGCTCGGCGGAGGACCAGGCGGCGCTCCGCACCGGCGGGCCGCGCGCGGCCGGGCCGGGCAAGCGCGCGGGCGAGACCGCGCTCGACCTCTACACCGAGAACCTCACCGAAAAGGCCCGGCAGGGCGGCATCGACCCGATCTTCGCGCGCGACGGCGAGATCCGGCAGATGATCGACGTGCTCAGCCGGCGGCGCAAGAACAACCCGATCCTCGTCGGCGAGGCCGGGGTCGGCAAGTCGGCCGTCGTCGAGGGCCTCGCGCTGCGGCTCGCGCACGGCGACGTGCCGGACAGCCTGAAGGAAGTCGAGATCGTCGGGCTCGACCTCGGGCTGCTCCAGGCCGGAGCCGGGGTCAAGGGCGAGTTCGAGAACCGGCTCAAGTCCGTCATTCAGGAGGTCCGCGAGGCTCCCAAGCCGACGATTCTCTTCATCGACGAGGCGCACACCCTCATCGGCGCAGGCGGAGCTGCCGGGACCGCCGACGCGGCCAACCTCCTCAAGCCCGCCCTCGCGCGCGGCGAGCTGCGGACCGTCGCCGCGACGACCTGGAGCGAGTACAAGAAGTACATCGAGAAGGACCCGGCGCTAGAGCGGCGCTTCCAGATGGTCAAGATCGAGGAGCCCTCGGTCGAGGACGCGACGACGATGCTGCGCGGGATCAAGTCGATCTACGAGGACCACCACGACGTGCAGATCACGAACGAGGCCGCGCACGCCGCCGCCGCCTTCGGCGACCGCTACATCACCGGGCGCCAGCTCCCCGACAAGGCCGTGGACCTCATGGACACCGCCTCGGCGCGCGTCAAGATGAGCCAGTCGGCCAAGCCCGGTGCCGTCGACGACGTCGAGCGCCGGCTCCTGAACCTCGCCATCACCGCGAAGGCGATGCGGCGCGACCTCGAGACCGGCCTCCACGACGACGCGGACGCGCTCGCGGCCCTCGAAGCCGAGCAGGCTGAGCTAGAGCAGCGGCGCGACGCGCTCCTCGACCGCTGGGAGCGCGAGCGCGAGGTCGTGCTTGAGATCGAGTCCGTGCGCCAGCAGATCGCCGAGCACCTCGGCGGCGATGGCGCGCCGGCCGAGCAAGACAGCCTGCGCGACAAGCTAGGCAGGCTCAAAGAGCAGCTGGCCGAGGTGCAGCAGGGCGAGGCCCTCGTCTACGCCGCCGTCGACGAGCGCGTCGTCGCCAGCGTCATCGCCGACTGGACCGGCATCCCGGCCGGCACGATGGAGCGCGACGAGGCCGAGACCCTCCTCGCCCTCGAAGCCGACCTCGGGCAGTCCATCAAGGGCCAGGACGAGGCGCTCGATCAGATCGCCGACACGATCCGCACCGCCAAAGCCGGGATGGGTAACCCCGACGCGCCGATTGCCGTCTTCCTGCTCGTCGGGCCGAGCGGGGTCGGCAAGACCGAGACCGCCAAGCAGCTCGCCGAGCGGCTCTTCGGCGGCGAGCGCTTCCTGACGACGATCAACATGAGCGAATACCAGGAGGCGCACACCGTCTCGTCGCTCAAAGGCTCGCCGCCCGGCTACGTCGGCTATGGTGAGGGCGGGGTCCTCACCGAGGCCGTCCGCCGCCAGCCCTACTCGGTCGTGCTCCTCGACGAGGCCGAGAAGGCGCACACCGACGTGATGGAGATGTTCTACCAGGTCCTCGACAGCGGCATGATGCGCGATGGCGAGGGGCGCGAGATCAACTTCCGAAACACCGTCATCCTGATGACCTCCAACATCGGGAGCGCGACCGTGATCGAGGCGGCGACGGCAGGCAGCCGCCCCGACGCTGACACGCTCCGCGCGGCGATCCACCCCGAACTCGTCGGGCACTTCCAGGCGGCGCTCCTCGGGCGGATGAAGGTGGTCCCGTACTACCCGCTCGACAAAGACGCCATCGCCCGCATCACGCGGCTCAAGCTCGACAAGATCGGCCGCCGCCTCCGTGCCACGCACGGGATGCGGTTTGAATATGGCGACCGGATCGTCGAGCGCATCGCCGAGCGCTGCACGCAGGTCGACTCCGGCGCGCGCAACATCGACTTCATCATCGACCGGACGCTCCTGCCCGAGGCGAGCCGCGCCCTCCTCGCCCAGATGGCCGACGCGACCACGCCCGAGCGCCTCGCCCTCGGCATCGACGAGCAGGGCGACTTCACGTATACTTTTGGCGGAGACGAAGAGGCAGCGGCGGCAGAGCCTGCCGAAGCGGACCTCGCTACTTCCTAA
- the tssG gene encoding type VI secretion system baseplate subunit TssG yields the protein MSEATVHTAPEHDAVPADEEARPTRGIYADLFRAGYRFDFFQAVRLLEAYFPDAPAPGTSADPDAERIRFLPHPATIFPSSDVRSVALGDDGAEVTVTFMGLYGIASPLPVYLYEDIATEAAETLPLRHFLDLFNHRLYSYFYRAWKKYRAGDFGSYAPYLLAVAGLANPGALANAPVSTDRLAGLAGLLSRRVRTAEGLRTLVGAFTDGLEVGVEENVMRRVQVENRPRLGQSGTRATLGGSALLGASVLDAGGKFRVVLGPMGLEDFEAYLPGGARADALGWLVGLYAPDHLDFDVRLLLRTGDVPGLRLGDRTARLGENTWVGRPREAVITERIVAYA from the coding sequence GTGAGCGAAGCCACGGTCCATACCGCCCCGGAGCACGACGCGGTGCCTGCCGACGAGGAGGCGCGCCCGACGCGTGGCATCTATGCCGACCTCTTCCGCGCCGGCTACCGGTTCGACTTCTTCCAGGCGGTCCGCCTCCTCGAAGCCTACTTCCCCGACGCCCCCGCGCCCGGCACGAGCGCCGATCCCGACGCCGAGCGCATCCGCTTCCTCCCGCACCCCGCGACCATCTTCCCCTCCTCCGACGTGCGCTCGGTGGCGCTCGGCGATGACGGAGCTGAGGTGACAGTCACCTTCATGGGCCTCTACGGCATCGCCTCGCCGCTGCCGGTCTACCTCTACGAAGACATCGCCACGGAAGCCGCCGAGACGCTCCCGCTCCGGCACTTCCTGGACCTCTTCAACCACCGCCTCTACAGCTACTTCTACCGGGCCTGGAAGAAGTACCGCGCAGGCGATTTCGGGAGCTATGCGCCCTATCTTCTCGCGGTCGCCGGCCTCGCCAACCCGGGCGCCCTTGCCAATGCGCCAGTTTCCACGGACCGCCTCGCCGGCTTGGCCGGCCTCCTCAGCCGGCGTGTCCGTACGGCCGAGGGGTTGAGGACGCTCGTCGGCGCGTTCACGGACGGGCTGGAAGTGGGCGTGGAGGAGAACGTGATGCGGCGGGTGCAGGTCGAGAACCGGCCCCGGCTCGGGCAAAGCGGGACCCGCGCCACGCTGGGCGGCTCGGCGCTCCTCGGCGCGAGCGTGCTCGACGCGGGCGGCAAGTTCCGCGTCGTCCTCGGCCCGATGGGGCTGGAGGACTTCGAGGCCTACCTCCCCGGCGGCGCGCGCGCCGACGCCCTCGGCTGGCTCGTCGGCCTCTACGCCCCCGACCACCTCGACTTCGACGTGCGCCTCCTGCTCCGCACCGGCGACGTGCCCGGCCTCCGCCTCGGCGACCGCACCGCCCGCCTCGGCGAGAACACCTGGGTCGGGCGGCCCCGCGAGGCCGTCATCACCGAACGCATCGTCGCCTACGCCTGA
- the tssF gene encoding type VI secretion system baseplate subunit TssF: MSQRRYFDEEMRYLHEAGKAFAQVHPEQARYLNIDSVTDRDPYVERLFEGFALLTGRIRERLDDELPQITEGLCELLFPHFLRPVPSLSLVAFEGQRSGEKTVLPRGTEVQSDPVGDENTVCRFVTTRAVTVQPLRLDDVALAWAADGTSSAALSFACTAGATLADLDLGALRLYFHADPATAAAMHYFFTRRVRTVTVESGEASLRLHGQEWVRPGGLGLDDALLPEAERAPSGLRLLQEYLAFRPKFWCADLLGLDRFDPEGQADAFRVTLHFDRSYPEPQRFGAEQVRLFASPVVNLFEQDAEPVRADHRSAEYRVVADVRRRTGVEVYAVESVTGIEDMTGRRHAYRRLLSPERAGGDRTYTAVSRRGLTDRYETTLTLQGVAPTGDGTLPVETLSLALRCTNGTIPREHLRERSVNRFASKSIRNVAVQNLVQPTLIRYPPTDRQQDFYWMLLSHWSFNYRSAATREALAGVLRLYDWSGAESVRQRIDGIRDVRWVPKERIHRGAVLRGTEVTVELDEQKFADTGDAALLGLVLSRFFASYATINSFVHLAVVLMPSGETMRWEAEQGEQLPL; encoded by the coding sequence ATGAGCCAGCGACGCTACTTCGACGAGGAGATGCGCTACCTGCACGAGGCGGGGAAGGCGTTCGCGCAGGTCCACCCCGAGCAGGCGCGCTACCTCAACATCGACAGCGTCACCGACCGGGACCCGTACGTCGAGCGCCTCTTCGAGGGGTTCGCGCTCCTCACCGGCCGCATCCGCGAGCGCCTCGACGACGAGCTGCCGCAGATCACCGAGGGGCTGTGCGAGCTGCTCTTTCCGCACTTCCTGCGCCCGGTCCCGTCGCTTTCGCTCGTCGCGTTCGAGGGCCAGCGAAGCGGGGAGAAGACCGTGCTCCCGCGCGGCACCGAGGTGCAGAGCGACCCGGTAGGAGACGAGAATACCGTCTGCCGGTTCGTGACCACGCGCGCAGTCACCGTCCAACCCCTTCGCCTCGACGACGTAGCGCTCGCCTGGGCCGCGGACGGGACCTCCAGCGCGGCGCTCTCGTTTGCCTGCACGGCCGGGGCCACCCTGGCTGACCTCGACCTCGGCGCGCTCCGGCTGTACTTCCACGCCGACCCGGCGACGGCCGCGGCGATGCACTACTTCTTCACCCGCCGGGTCCGCACCGTCACCGTCGAGAGCGGCGAGGCGTCGCTCCGGCTGCACGGGCAGGAGTGGGTCCGGCCCGGCGGCCTCGGCCTCGACGACGCCCTCTTGCCCGAGGCCGAGCGCGCGCCGTCCGGCCTCCGGCTGCTGCAGGAGTATCTGGCGTTCCGGCCCAAGTTCTGGTGCGCCGACCTCCTCGGCCTCGACCGGTTCGACCCGGAAGGGCAGGCCGACGCGTTCCGCGTCACGCTCCACTTCGACCGGAGCTACCCCGAGCCGCAGCGCTTCGGGGCCGAGCAGGTGAGGCTCTTCGCCAGCCCCGTCGTCAACCTCTTCGAGCAGGACGCCGAACCGGTCCGGGCGGACCACCGCAGCGCCGAGTACCGCGTTGTGGCCGACGTGCGCCGCCGCACCGGCGTCGAGGTCTACGCCGTCGAGTCAGTGACGGGAATCGAGGACATGACCGGCCGGCGGCACGCGTACCGGCGGCTGCTCTCGCCCGAGCGCGCCGGGGGCGACCGGACCTACACCGCCGTCTCGCGCCGCGGCCTCACCGACCGCTACGAGACGACGCTCACGCTCCAGGGCGTGGCCCCAACCGGCGACGGGACGCTGCCGGTCGAGACCCTGTCGCTCGCGCTCCGCTGCACCAACGGGACGATTCCGCGCGAGCATCTCCGGGAGCGCTCGGTCAACCGCTTCGCCTCGAAGAGCATCCGCAACGTCGCCGTCCAGAACCTCGTGCAGCCGACTCTCATCCGCTACCCGCCGACCGATCGGCAGCAGGACTTCTACTGGATGCTGCTCTCGCACTGGTCGTTCAACTACCGCTCGGCGGCGACGCGCGAGGCGCTCGCGGGCGTGCTCCGGCTCTACGACTGGAGCGGGGCCGAGAGTGTCCGGCAGCGGATCGATGGCATCCGCGACGTGCGCTGGGTACCGAAGGAGCGCATCCACCGGGGTGCCGTGCTGCGCGGCACCGAGGTCACGGTCGAACTCGACGAACAGAAGTTCGCGGACACCGGCGACGCGGCCCTGCTCGGCCTCGTCCTCAGCCGGTTCTTCGCGTCCTACGCGACGATCAACTCGTTCGTCCACCTCGCGGTCGTCCTCATGCCCTCGGGCGAGACGATGCGGTGGGAGGCCGAGCAGGGAGAGCAGCTGCCGCTGTGA